One Pseudodesulfovibrio cashew DNA window includes the following coding sequences:
- a CDS encoding RNA recognition motif domain-containing protein, giving the protein MSKNLYVGNLAWSTTEDEVRSAFEAYGEVTSVKLIEDRETGRPRGFGFVEMSDDSAARDAIEALDGKDLGGRNLKVNEAKPRVERPRW; this is encoded by the coding sequence ATGTCTAAGAACTTATATGTAGGAAATCTGGCTTGGTCCACGACGGAAGATGAAGTACGCAGCGCCTTTGAGGCATATGGCGAAGTCACCTCCGTCAAACTCATCGAAGACCGCGAGACCGGTCGTCCCCGCGGCTTCGGATTCGTCGAAATGAGCGACGACAGCGCTGCTCGCGACGCTATCGAAGCCCTGGACGGAAAGGACCTGGGCGGTCGCAACCTCAAGGTCAACGAAGCCAAGCCCCGCGTCGAGCGGCCGCGCTGGTAG
- a CDS encoding tetratricopeptide repeat protein produces MKKLQLSFLAIVAVTLLAMGNPVIAADYPSYTLHVPSGWKDNKGLGRDMLRQITDPGNNSMIEVYYGKESPDTLMVLADQWEAAAKGRGIPYMTDRNSSGFHDYPGTGVRALKREYSGRQNNIALGCQIYFMKYDGFTVVVVGVYPLDYPDYREPLLHALASFRPGTGSPGGAVERRASSYAAVDLVVALEGASNLEPAFNVKMPDTWRASLASSSSVKIENPDIKYNFLGVDLSYAENACGDEKTYLELLGNNLSEQFAMQFAGFELGEMRVSQKGGKPVLLYSFKYSIPGTENVRGSATQWNFFVEDRFLVTLFYTAPEFSSASFQGEILSEVFASFELRPAWGSFADGLTAYFSGDYRKSEILLKESLETEKNDTWLWYFTGLSVQAVHGLDQLAFSSECFAKSATVDPGNIKALNQLAACFMVIKDFEQAHAILNDALQIDPLDEETLLNRTKLFLQEKNGDQALATVTTLLSTHPDNEEALMIRDKLVQLKESAL; encoded by the coding sequence ATGAAGAAATTACAACTGTCATTTTTGGCTATCGTTGCCGTCACTCTCCTTGCCATGGGCAATCCGGTCATCGCAGCGGATTATCCCTCCTACACCTTGCATGTGCCAAGCGGTTGGAAGGATAACAAGGGGCTGGGCAGGGACATGCTTCGTCAGATAACCGATCCGGGCAACAACTCCATGATCGAAGTGTATTACGGCAAGGAGTCTCCCGACACGCTTATGGTGCTGGCGGACCAATGGGAAGCCGCTGCCAAGGGCCGTGGAATCCCCTACATGACAGATCGAAACTCCTCGGGATTTCATGATTATCCCGGGACGGGGGTGCGAGCCCTGAAAAGGGAATACTCCGGTCGGCAAAATAATATTGCATTGGGCTGCCAAATCTATTTCATGAAATATGATGGATTCACCGTCGTTGTCGTCGGCGTCTATCCCCTGGATTATCCGGATTACCGGGAACCGTTGCTGCATGCGCTGGCCTCCTTTCGGCCGGGGACCGGGAGCCCCGGAGGGGCGGTAGAGCGCCGGGCATCTTCTTATGCCGCTGTAGATCTGGTTGTGGCTCTGGAGGGCGCCTCCAACCTGGAGCCGGCTTTCAACGTGAAGATGCCTGACACATGGCGGGCGTCTCTGGCATCAAGCAGCTCTGTCAAAATTGAGAACCCCGATATCAAATACAATTTTTTAGGGGTTGATCTAAGCTATGCCGAGAATGCCTGTGGAGATGAGAAAACGTATCTTGAGCTTCTCGGCAACAACCTTTCAGAACAGTTCGCAATGCAGTTCGCAGGGTTCGAACTCGGCGAAATGAGGGTGTCTCAGAAGGGAGGAAAGCCGGTGCTTCTCTATTCCTTCAAGTATTCAATCCCGGGCACTGAGAATGTGCGTGGCAGCGCCACACAGTGGAATTTCTTCGTTGAGGACAGGTTTCTTGTCACGCTCTTTTACACCGCCCCCGAGTTTTCCTCTGCTTCTTTTCAAGGCGAGATCCTTTCGGAAGTTTTCGCGTCCTTCGAACTCCGGCCGGCGTGGGGCAGCTTTGCGGATGGCCTCACAGCATATTTTTCAGGGGATTACCGAAAGTCTGAAATCCTGTTGAAGGAAAGCCTTGAAACGGAAAAGAACGACACCTGGCTGTGGTATTTCACGGGCCTCAGCGTGCAGGCCGTGCACGGTCTCGATCAGCTCGCTTTCTCAAGTGAGTGCTTTGCCAAGTCGGCCACGGTGGACCCCGGGAATATAAAGGCTCTCAACCAGTTGGCCGCATGCTTTATGGTCATCAAAGATTTTGAGCAGGCTCATGCGATATTGAATGACGCCCTTCAAATCGATCCCCTTGATGAAGAAACACTCTTGAACCGGACAAAACTCTTTTTGCAGGAGAAGAATGGCGATCAGGCGCTCGCGACCGTCACTACGCTGTTGTCCACGCACCCGGACAATGAAGAAGCCCTCATGATACGGGATAAACTCGTCCAGCTGAAGGAGTCGGCGCTGTGA
- a CDS encoding LuxR C-terminal-related transcriptional regulator — protein sequence METSDVIEAWDDFILFADEKGLVSETYGTRLAYLPDMAGKREPFWNVLTLSTSSLKETLDRFPPLQIHEISCGEARSFLLRIIPLSAATAEYGGYIVIATDNRPMEALYENYEERLEDNISAWSDSITLFNAFFDTVLDATFLIDEAGGIIAANSAAQEKLARPEQSLAGEDCTRLLGKRFHPAIRNAMHTLRAKELWTENVVAIDGDGEGFPAEATLRKIDFADYALFQLILHDLTSHEELKEDLQEKQAEVREKEIALRQVIKSSVEDRKEMREQLTSQVRKQMLPALERITTSDTPEVREGYKTVIEDQLVDLAGESPGEFDSDLLRLSPREMEVCQLIQLGRSGKEIAQLLNMSFETVQTHRKNIRKKLGLRGRKASLFTYLRQKPSLA from the coding sequence ATGGAGACGAGCGATGTAATCGAGGCCTGGGACGACTTCATCCTGTTCGCCGACGAGAAAGGGCTCGTATCGGAAACCTATGGGACCAGGCTCGCCTATCTTCCCGACATGGCAGGAAAAAGGGAACCCTTCTGGAACGTGCTGACCCTGAGTACTTCCTCCCTGAAGGAGACGCTGGACCGCTTCCCGCCCCTTCAGATCCACGAGATTTCCTGCGGGGAGGCGAGAAGCTTCCTGCTTCGCATCATCCCCCTATCCGCCGCCACGGCTGAATATGGCGGATATATCGTCATCGCCACGGACAACCGCCCCATGGAAGCCCTCTACGAAAACTACGAGGAGCGGCTGGAGGACAACATCTCGGCCTGGTCGGACTCCATCACCCTGTTCAACGCCTTCTTCGATACGGTCCTGGATGCCACTTTTCTCATCGATGAAGCCGGGGGAATCATTGCCGCCAACAGCGCGGCCCAGGAGAAACTTGCCAGGCCTGAGCAGAGCCTTGCCGGAGAAGACTGCACAAGGCTGCTGGGCAAACGGTTTCACCCTGCCATCAGGAATGCAATGCATACTCTCCGAGCAAAGGAGTTGTGGACGGAAAACGTCGTCGCCATTGACGGCGACGGGGAAGGTTTTCCAGCCGAAGCCACCCTGCGCAAGATCGACTTCGCAGACTACGCCCTGTTCCAGCTCATCCTCCACGACTTGACTAGCCACGAGGAGCTCAAGGAGGACCTGCAGGAAAAGCAGGCCGAGGTGCGCGAGAAGGAAATCGCCCTGCGCCAGGTCATCAAGTCGTCGGTGGAAGACCGAAAGGAGATGCGCGAGCAGCTGACCAGCCAGGTCAGAAAACAGATGCTGCCCGCCCTGGAGCGCATCACCACCTCGGACACCCCGGAAGTGCGCGAAGGCTATAAGACCGTCATTGAAGACCAGCTTGTGGACCTGGCCGGTGAATCACCGGGCGAGTTCGACTCCGACCTGCTCCGGCTCTCCCCCCGGGAAATGGAGGTCTGCCAGCTCATTCAGTTGGGCAGGAGCGGCAAGGAAATCGCGCAGTTGCTCAACATGTCCTTCGAGACCGTGCAGACGCACCGCAAAAACATCCGCAAAAAACTCGGCCTGCGCGGCCGAAAAGCCTCTCTTTTCACCTACCTGCGGCAAAAGCCTTCTCTCGCCTGA
- a CDS encoding DEAD/DEAH box helicase, which yields MTFSSFSFDKRIDACVKACGYESPTPIQRQAIPLILQGHDVLGLAQTGTGKTAAFALPILQRLISSRSPRNASKVLVLAPTRELALQINENFTALSRDMGIRSCIVIGGVGMEPQIRACKSSQIIVACPGRLVRLIARNAVHLNAIDTLVLDEADRMLDMGFLPDIKRVLAKLPAKRQNLLFSATMPKSIRSFADRILNNPKTVKIDTATPVASIEHTFYSTHNKNKAALLEDLIKRSEHQSMLIFTRTKHKAKNLSRKLSQIGHDSTFLQGNMSQGQREKALNGFRTGQFSIMVATDIAARGIDCDRITHVINYDMPDTVETYTHRIGRTGRAGRAGNAISLVTQDDADQMRALQRMLKISIEQPACAGVDGAETRFDEKSAAPQHKKPKNRYRGQRRKSQRRPEAA from the coding sequence ATGACCTTTTCCTCTTTTTCCTTTGACAAGCGTATCGACGCCTGTGTCAAAGCTTGCGGCTATGAATCACCAACCCCCATCCAACGCCAAGCCATCCCGCTGATCCTCCAGGGTCACGACGTATTGGGCCTGGCTCAGACGGGAACCGGTAAAACCGCCGCCTTTGCGTTGCCCATATTGCAACGCCTCATTTCCAGCCGATCCCCCCGCAACGCTTCGAAAGTTCTCGTGCTTGCTCCGACAAGGGAATTGGCGCTCCAGATCAATGAGAACTTCACTGCTCTCTCCCGCGATATGGGCATACGCAGCTGCATCGTGATCGGCGGAGTCGGCATGGAGCCGCAGATCAGGGCCTGCAAGTCTTCTCAGATCATTGTTGCCTGTCCGGGAAGACTCGTCAGGCTCATTGCGAGAAATGCAGTCCACCTCAATGCGATCGACACCCTGGTGCTCGATGAAGCGGACCGGATGCTCGACATGGGCTTCCTGCCCGACATCAAGCGAGTCCTGGCGAAGCTTCCGGCCAAAAGACAGAACCTGCTCTTTTCCGCAACCATGCCCAAATCCATTCGCAGCTTTGCCGATCGCATCCTCAACAATCCCAAAACGGTCAAGATCGACACGGCGACACCGGTAGCCAGCATCGAGCACACGTTCTACTCGACGCACAACAAGAATAAAGCAGCCCTGCTCGAAGACCTTATCAAGCGCTCCGAGCACCAGAGCATGCTCATCTTCACCCGCACCAAGCACAAGGCGAAAAACCTGTCACGCAAGCTGTCCCAAATCGGCCACGACAGCACATTCCTGCAAGGGAACATGAGCCAGGGCCAGCGGGAAAAGGCACTGAACGGTTTTCGTACGGGCCAATTCTCGATCATGGTCGCCACGGACATCGCCGCACGGGGAATCGACTGCGACCGCATAACGCATGTCATCAATTATGATATGCCGGACACCGTCGAGACCTATACTCACCGCATAGGCAGGACCGGCCGGGCAGGCAGAGCCGGCAATGCCATCAGTCTGGTGACTCAGGATGATGCCGACCAAATGAGGGCACTCCAGCGGATGCTGAAAATCTCCATCGAACAGCCTGCATGCGCTGGCGTGGATGGAGCTGAAACAAGATTCGACGAAAAGAGCGCTGCCCCTCAACATAAGAAGCCGAAGAACCGCTATCGTGGACAGAGACGTAAATCCCAAAGACGTCCCGAAGCGGCTTAA
- a CDS encoding serine hydrolase domain-containing protein, translating into MLKTRVAGKAVDDHGEARVVPWWSFSKTVMAAAALVLVDQGRLRLDEPVKGQPFTLRHLLQHTAGVPDYWVLKAYHEAVAQGREPWSFDTLLEKARANVLLFEPGAGWQYSNIGYAYVRREIERVTNGCLASALEELLFAPLGIQDAGLALGLDDMRRTGLGELENYHPGWVYHGVVVGTLRAAASFLAELSSGKLLKQETFFAMRSPLALKVSVEGRPWMEPGYGLGMMVDTAPSRHCWGHTGLGPGSSIGVYHFHEPVSVTVAVFGQTEDQGEVESEVVRYAMVGS; encoded by the coding sequence ATGTTGAAAACAAGAGTCGCGGGAAAAGCGGTCGATGATCACGGGGAAGCACGCGTAGTTCCATGGTGGAGTTTCAGCAAGACCGTCATGGCTGCTGCTGCGCTTGTTCTGGTTGATCAGGGCAGGCTCCGCCTGGATGAGCCTGTAAAGGGACAACCGTTTACGCTACGTCACCTGTTGCAGCATACGGCAGGCGTGCCGGATTACTGGGTGCTGAAGGCGTATCATGAGGCTGTTGCTCAGGGTCGGGAGCCATGGAGTTTCGATACGTTGCTCGAAAAGGCCAGGGCAAATGTTCTGCTCTTTGAGCCTGGGGCCGGTTGGCAGTACTCCAACATCGGGTATGCCTACGTGCGCCGCGAGATTGAACGGGTGACTAACGGGTGTTTGGCCTCGGCGCTGGAGGAGTTGCTCTTCGCTCCGCTGGGCATTCAGGATGCAGGTTTAGCGCTCGGGCTGGATGATATGAGACGGACAGGCCTCGGCGAACTGGAAAACTATCATCCCGGTTGGGTGTATCACGGCGTCGTCGTCGGTACTCTTCGGGCTGCGGCATCCTTCCTCGCAGAGCTTTCTTCCGGCAAGCTCCTCAAGCAGGAAACCTTTTTTGCGATGCGGTCTCCTCTGGCTCTGAAGGTGTCGGTTGAAGGGCGTCCCTGGATGGAACCCGGATATGGGTTGGGGATGATGGTGGATACGGCTCCCTCGCGACACTGCTGGGGGCATACAGGTTTAGGGCCCGGCAGCTCCATTGGCGTGTACCATTTCCATGAGCCGGTATCGGTAACGGTTGCGGTCTTCGGACAAACGGAAGATCAAGGCGAAGTCGAGTCTGAAGTCGTTCGCTATGCCATGGTAGGGAGCTGA
- a CDS encoding sensor histidine kinase yields the protein MSVNKKLTELALYAAILIGGSAVLLSLDAFEYLHDFVATHETYEVDELFILIPLLLFCLIIYSYRRSQDLVDRNRELINTSKKLQAAYDKIHTLSETREKFMSIACHELKGPLASVATALDLTKQAESEAEAEEMMSHARNNLKNLQLLVSDVLLFTSLSHDDSLADTATFSVRETLESVLRITIQPCRDKNLSLELNVDANVPDRAVGIEGWVRLICLNLVGNAIKYTKKGSISLHCGFRDATRPELILKVRDTGVGIPENKLELVFEPYEQAPLSEWEKREGLGLGLSVVKELVTRLDGTVSVESQVDVGSTFTVVLPIELQ from the coding sequence ATGTCTGTAAACAAGAAACTGACCGAACTCGCTTTGTATGCCGCCATCCTGATCGGTGGCTCCGCTGTTCTGCTGTCTCTGGATGCTTTCGAGTACCTCCACGACTTCGTAGCGACTCATGAAACATACGAGGTCGACGAACTGTTTATCCTGATCCCCCTGCTGTTGTTCTGCCTGATCATTTACTCCTACCGTCGAAGCCAGGACCTTGTGGACAGGAACCGGGAATTGATAAACACGAGCAAGAAACTCCAAGCGGCATACGACAAAATCCATACTCTTTCCGAAACCCGGGAAAAGTTCATGTCCATCGCCTGCCACGAACTCAAGGGGCCCCTTGCCAGCGTAGCCACAGCCCTGGACCTGACCAAGCAGGCCGAATCCGAGGCAGAAGCCGAAGAAATGATGAGCCATGCAAGAAACAACCTGAAGAACCTGCAATTGCTGGTCAGCGATGTGCTCTTGTTCACCAGCCTGAGCCATGACGACTCCCTTGCTGACACGGCCACGTTCTCCGTGCGCGAGACACTCGAGTCAGTGCTCAGGATTACGATTCAGCCATGCCGTGACAAGAATCTATCACTGGAGCTGAATGTGGACGCGAATGTGCCGGACAGGGCTGTGGGCATTGAAGGATGGGTCCGCCTAATCTGCCTCAACCTGGTGGGCAATGCCATCAAATACACGAAGAAAGGCTCAATCTCGCTGCATTGCGGATTCCGGGACGCGACCCGCCCTGAACTCATTCTGAAGGTCCGAGACACTGGAGTCGGGATCCCCGAAAACAAACTGGAGCTCGTGTTTGAGCCGTACGAACAGGCCCCCTTGTCGGAATGGGAAAAACGGGAAGGGCTGGGACTCGGCCTCTCGGTGGTCAAGGAGCTGGTAACCAGGCTGGACGGCACCGTGTCCGTTGAAAGCCAGGTCGACGTAGGCTCAACCTTCACGGTCGTGCTGCCCATCGAACTGCAATGA
- a CDS encoding zinc ribbon domain-containing protein YjdM: MENLPNCPQCNCEYVYSDGSILICPECGFEFQAEEAEERVYKDANGNVLVDGDTVIVMQDLKVKGASAPIKKGTKVKNIRLVEPEDGVHDISCKIPGFGAMMLKTSVVKKG; this comes from the coding sequence ATGGAAAATTTACCGAATTGTCCGCAGTGCAACTGTGAATACGTGTATTCCGACGGCAGCATTCTCATCTGCCCGGAGTGTGGTTTCGAATTTCAGGCCGAAGAGGCTGAAGAGAGAGTCTACAAGGACGCCAACGGCAATGTCCTGGTCGACGGCGACACCGTCATCGTCATGCAGGACCTCAAGGTGAAGGGCGCGTCCGCTCCCATCAAAAAGGGGACCAAGGTCAAGAACATCAGGCTCGTGGAGCCCGAGGACGGCGTTCATGACATCTCCTGCAAGATCCCCGGATTCGGCGCTATGATGCTGAAGACGTCGGTCGTCAAGAAGGGCTGA